A single window of Syntrophotalea acetylenica DNA harbors:
- a CDS encoding class I SAM-dependent methyltransferase: MANIEWNSDVVYSRIMSQTDKKRYAAGSPDPCEVGVYAGCLPENSSIGVVLGMTPELRNMAAQHCSQLISIDHSEAAIATYKDWLAPALRHKEQVVHGDWSALESILPEAPDFILGDGVFGNIVPVDKYSNLLCAIRAALSRKGCFVTRHCLMPEAVLDKPEHRRDLLEKFRRHLIDEAGFGLSMRLQGYVDIAYDRAGFVLDNAKVFSAVDRDHESGMLSLSEYQIIRRYLFGGLNTIPTRNAWEALLNKAGFTFERRHCRGKYWYDYYPIYVCRPL, from the coding sequence ATGGCAAATATTGAATGGAATTCCGATGTCGTCTATTCCAGAATCATGAGCCAGACAGACAAAAAACGCTACGCCGCAGGTTCTCCCGACCCCTGCGAGGTCGGCGTGTATGCCGGCTGTCTGCCCGAAAACAGCTCGATCGGCGTGGTTCTGGGGATGACGCCCGAGTTGCGGAATATGGCGGCACAACACTGCAGTCAATTGATATCCATCGATCATAGCGAGGCGGCCATTGCCACCTACAAGGATTGGCTGGCGCCGGCGCTGCGGCACAAGGAGCAGGTGGTGCACGGCGATTGGAGCGCCCTGGAGAGCATTTTACCGGAAGCTCCGGATTTCATTCTCGGGGATGGTGTTTTTGGCAATATCGTTCCAGTTGACAAGTATTCAAATCTGCTTTGCGCGATAAGAGCGGCTTTGTCCCGCAAAGGCTGTTTTGTTACGCGACATTGTCTGATGCCCGAAGCGGTTTTGGACAAACCGGAGCACCGTCGGGATCTCCTCGAAAAGTTCCGCCGGCACCTGATAGACGAAGCCGGGTTTGGTTTGAGCATGCGCCTGCAGGGATATGTTGATATTGCCTACGACAGAGCCGGCTTTGTCCTGGATAACGCGAAAGTGTTTTCGGCGGTCGACAGGGATCATGAATCCGGCATGCTTTCATTATCCGAATATCAGATAATCCGGCGCTATCTGTTTGGCGGGTTGAACACCATCCCTACGAGAAATGCCTGGGAAGCATTGTTGAATAAGGCCGGTTTCACCTTTGAGCGACGGCATTGCCGGGGAAAATACTGGTACGATTATTACCCGATATATGTCTGCCGCCCTTTGTGA
- a CDS encoding phosphate ABC transporter ATP-binding protein has protein sequence MTEAIKIRVENLFFSYRNRLILKDVNVNFAENAITALTGPSGVGKSTFLMTLNRLWENVSDADMSGAVEIKLQGRFRDVYAPAMPVTELRKMVAMVFQAPNPLPMSIHKNIAFPLKLAGERNRKLIEHKVEHALRMANLWDEVKDRLNDDARSLSGGQQQRLCIARALTLEPEVLLLDEPTSSLDQASMAAIEELLVGLKDRLTILLVSHYLEQVSRISDHIVTFDDSTVVS, from the coding sequence ATGACTGAAGCGATCAAAATCCGCGTCGAAAATCTATTTTTTTCCTACCGGAACCGGCTGATACTGAAAGATGTCAACGTGAATTTTGCCGAGAATGCGATTACGGCTCTTACCGGGCCTTCCGGTGTCGGCAAATCCACATTTCTCATGACTCTCAATCGTCTGTGGGAAAACGTGTCGGATGCGGATATGAGCGGGGCGGTGGAGATTAAGCTGCAAGGCAGATTTCGTGACGTCTATGCTCCCGCCATGCCGGTGACGGAGTTGAGGAAAATGGTGGCCATGGTTTTCCAGGCCCCCAATCCTCTGCCCATGAGCATTCACAAAAATATCGCCTTTCCTCTGAAACTGGCCGGCGAAAGAAACCGGAAGCTGATCGAGCACAAGGTGGAACACGCATTGCGGATGGCGAATTTGTGGGACGAGGTCAAGGATCGGCTGAATGATGATGCTCGCAGCCTTTCAGGGGGACAACAGCAGCGACTGTGCATTGCGCGTGCGCTGACCCTGGAACCGGAAGTGTTACTCCTGGACGAGCCTACCTCATCCCTGGATCAGGCGTCGATGGCAGCGATTGAAGAGCTTCTTGTGGGGCTGAAGGATCGCCTGACCATTCTGCTGGTTTCCCATTATCTGGAGCAAGTAAGCCGTATTTCCGATCATATCGTCACGTTTGATGACAGTACCGTTGTTTCCTGA
- a CDS encoding HAD family hydrolase has product MLSLHIPDKESLTIEHVILDFNGTLAVDGKLIPGVASRLEELSPLVSLHVITADTNASARSELAKISCTLKIIGKNRQDQAKLEYAENLGLKSVLAIGNGRNDGMLLQHAALGVCVVQKEGAAIAAMQAADIVCNDINDALDLLLQPHRLTATMRN; this is encoded by the coding sequence ATGCTGTCCCTCCATATTCCCGACAAAGAAAGCCTCACAATTGAACATGTCATTCTCGATTTCAACGGCACGCTTGCTGTCGATGGCAAGCTGATTCCCGGGGTCGCCTCACGACTCGAAGAGTTGAGTCCATTGGTTTCCCTGCATGTCATTACCGCCGATACCAACGCGAGTGCCCGCTCGGAACTGGCGAAGATTTCCTGTACGTTGAAAATTATCGGTAAAAACCGGCAGGATCAGGCCAAACTGGAATATGCCGAGAATCTGGGTCTGAAAAGTGTACTGGCGATTGGAAATGGGAGGAATGATGGCATGTTGCTGCAACATGCGGCCTTGGGAGTCTGTGTTGTTCAGAAAGAAGGAGCCGCTATCGCTGCGATGCAAGCTGCGGATATTGTCTGTAACGATATCAACGATGCTCTGGACCTGCTGCTACAGCCACATCGGTTAACTGCAACGATGAGGAACTGA
- a CDS encoding nicotinate-nucleotide adenylyltransferase has protein sequence MAREPIPDVETGVIHGRFQVLHNDHLSYLQAGMALCRHLVVGITNPDPFLTRDETVDPKRSRSISNPLTYFERYVMIRAVLEEAGIASSRFSVVPFPVNLPELYRYYVPLDALFFVSIYDDWGKRKLAYFKSLGLATHILREVPAAEKGLSATDIRCRMARNEHWEAGVPGAVVRLMKKWDIPGRLREMEKPS, from the coding sequence ATGGCCCGTGAGCCGATCCCGGATGTCGAAACCGGAGTCATCCATGGCCGTTTTCAGGTGCTCCATAACGATCATCTCTCCTATCTCCAGGCGGGAATGGCGCTTTGCCGTCACCTGGTCGTGGGGATTACCAACCCGGATCCTTTTCTAACCAGGGATGAGACGGTCGATCCAAAGCGAAGCCGCTCGATTTCCAATCCCCTGACCTATTTTGAACGCTACGTCATGATTCGGGCTGTTTTGGAAGAGGCGGGTATCGCCTCATCGCGTTTTTCAGTGGTGCCGTTTCCCGTCAATCTGCCCGAGCTGTACAGATATTATGTTCCCCTCGATGCGCTGTTTTTTGTTTCCATCTATGACGATTGGGGGAAGCGGAAACTGGCGTATTTCAAATCGCTTGGCCTGGCGACCCACATTCTTCGGGAAGTGCCGGCTGCTGAGAAAGGTTTGAGCGCCACCGATATTCGCTGCCGGATGGCGCGAAACGAGCACTGGGAAGCCGGGGTGCCGGGTGCCGTGGTCAGACTCATGAAAAAGTGGGATATCCCCGGCCGCCTGCGGGAGATGGAAAAACCCTCCTGA
- the pstC gene encoding phosphate ABC transporter permease subunit PstC has protein sequence MKKIGERVAERAFFLSALASSLITVAILVFMVFMGLPLMREGGFYQLLVKPWAPYQGAFGIYPMIVGTACISLLGLAVAFPLSLGCSFLITTIAPKPVSRVFRRLIELMTGIPTVIYGFVGIFLLVPFVRELFQDGSGMCVLTAALVLGIMITPTMTLFFCDSFARIPRSYLDAADALGASPVQKLLYVILPSARKGLLNGVILALGRAVGDTLVALMLAGNSVQVPESVLEPARTLTAHIALVIAADYESPEFRSIFSCGVVLYLFTLVVTFLARYLSFAENKKA, from the coding sequence ATGAAAAAGATTGGAGAACGGGTTGCGGAGAGGGCATTTTTCCTCTCCGCACTGGCAAGCTCTTTGATCACCGTTGCCATTCTGGTGTTCATGGTATTCATGGGCTTGCCTCTGATGAGAGAGGGCGGGTTTTACCAACTCCTGGTGAAACCGTGGGCACCGTATCAGGGAGCCTTCGGTATCTATCCGATGATCGTGGGTACGGCGTGCATTTCACTGCTGGGCTTGGCCGTCGCTTTTCCCCTCAGCCTCGGTTGCTCCTTTCTGATTACAACCATTGCTCCGAAACCTGTCAGCCGGGTTTTTCGTCGACTCATCGAGTTGATGACGGGGATCCCAACGGTTATCTATGGTTTCGTGGGTATCTTTCTGCTTGTTCCATTTGTCCGGGAACTTTTTCAGGACGGATCAGGGATGTGCGTGCTTACCGCGGCCCTGGTGCTCGGCATCATGATCACACCCACCATGACTCTTTTCTTTTGTGACAGTTTCGCCAGAATTCCCCGATCCTATCTGGATGCCGCCGATGCGCTGGGCGCGAGTCCTGTGCAAAAACTGCTTTATGTTATTCTTCCCTCAGCGAGAAAGGGGCTGCTTAATGGCGTTATTCTGGCTTTGGGCCGGGCTGTGGGCGACACGCTCGTGGCACTGATGCTGGCTGGCAACTCGGTCCAGGTTCCCGAATCGGTTCTGGAACCGGCCCGAACCCTTACGGCACATATCGCTCTGGTGATCGCCGCGGATTACGAGAGCCCCGAGTTCCGGTCGATTTTTTCCTGCGGGGTTGTTCTCTATCTGTTCACCTTGGTGGTAACGTTTCTGGCTCGATATCTCAGTTTTGCGGAGAACAAAAAAGCTTGA
- a CDS encoding phosphate ABC transporter substrate-binding protein codes for MKKISWIQPLLIISILLLVCAPAFSGSLDPFQGEKGVLKISGGTAHIPVMKDAAKKIMVMNPEIQISIAGGGSGVGIKQVGEGLVAIGNSGRKPTDEEISRYKLVLHKWAIDGVGPVVNPKNPVKALSKSQMKDIFAGKIENWKMLGGEDRKINIYTRDEASGTREVFWKKGLDEGEIIPGAHVVVSNGAMKSAIAQDPYGIGYVSVGHIDATVAPVALDGVVPTIETVQEGTYTIARGLYSNTRGEPSGLTKKFLDFLFTPEGKKIIEEKGFIPVR; via the coding sequence ATGAAGAAAATTTCCTGGATTCAACCGTTATTGATTATTTCCATTCTGCTGCTGGTCTGTGCACCGGCTTTTTCCGGAAGCCTTGATCCGTTTCAAGGCGAGAAGGGCGTGCTGAAAATATCCGGAGGGACCGCGCATATTCCTGTCATGAAAGATGCTGCCAAAAAAATCATGGTCATGAATCCTGAGATCCAGATCAGCATTGCCGGTGGGGGCTCGGGTGTTGGCATCAAGCAGGTGGGGGAAGGCCTGGTGGCTATCGGTAACAGCGGACGCAAACCGACTGACGAAGAAATTAGCCGCTATAAGCTCGTTTTGCACAAATGGGCCATTGACGGTGTCGGACCGGTAGTCAATCCCAAAAATCCGGTGAAGGCGCTGAGCAAAAGCCAGATGAAGGATATTTTTGCCGGCAAGATCGAAAACTGGAAAATGCTGGGCGGGGAAGACAGAAAAATAAATATTTACACCCGCGATGAAGCCAGCGGGACCCGGGAGGTCTTCTGGAAAAAGGGCCTGGACGAGGGAGAGATCATTCCCGGAGCCCATGTCGTGGTATCCAACGGCGCGATGAAATCGGCGATTGCTCAGGACCCCTACGGTATTGGTTACGTATCTGTCGGTCACATCGATGCGACCGTGGCTCCCGTTGCTCTGGACGGGGTTGTGCCGACCATCGAAACGGTTCAGGAAGGGACTTATACCATCGCCCGCGGTCTTTACAGCAACACCAGGGGGGAGCCATCGGGACTGACAAAAAAATTCCTCGATTTTCTTTTTACGCCGGAGGGCAAGAAGATTATTGAAGAAAAAGGATTCATTCCGGTCCGATGA
- a CDS encoding DUF937 domain-containing protein — protein sequence MQITDILAKMGGLQSIARELDIDETQAASGAEALIPAILGGFKKQAQSQPTGLEGLGGLLGQLGGGGLFDQVLAAQPTDVSRGNNILGTIFGSKDVSRAVAQNAASQSGLDQTLLKKMLPMLAMLVTGYMAKQGSTATTASQRSPKGLASLLKGLLGGRGATTSNFAAMLDLNGDGNPLDDIIRMAGKTMRQP from the coding sequence ATGCAGATCACCGACATCCTCGCCAAAATGGGCGGACTCCAATCTATCGCGCGAGAACTGGACATCGACGAAACCCAGGCTGCAAGCGGTGCCGAAGCTCTCATCCCGGCTATCCTCGGCGGGTTCAAGAAGCAGGCACAATCGCAGCCCACGGGTCTTGAAGGCCTCGGCGGCCTGCTCGGCCAACTAGGCGGTGGCGGCCTTTTCGACCAGGTGCTGGCAGCGCAGCCGACGGACGTAAGCCGCGGCAACAACATCCTTGGAACAATCTTCGGGTCCAAAGACGTCAGCCGTGCTGTCGCACAGAACGCAGCATCACAATCGGGCCTCGACCAGACACTGCTGAAAAAGATGCTGCCGATGCTGGCGATGCTGGTTACGGGCTACATGGCGAAGCAGGGTAGTACCGCCACCACAGCATCACAGCGCTCCCCGAAAGGGCTCGCCAGCCTGCTGAAGGGCCTGCTTGGCGGTCGCGGCGCCACAACGTCAAACTTTGCCGCAATGCTCGACCTGAACGGCGACGGCAATCCGCTGGACGACATCATCCGGATGGCCGGAAAGACAATGCGCCAGCCGTAG
- a CDS encoding 4Fe-4S ferredoxin produces the protein MAIESVPCIDKIIRDFWASAPGNNLGLHTGEKAWAEPQVAVARGDDPLFLRHKEMIGTFLWTPAEAYALAFPHLPAPGGAQLRVISYVLPQTPQTRADQRAEKTMPAERWARSRFHGEEFNGALRLYLAEALTRAGYPSVAPERLPAFGCRISQRFGLASNWSERHAAFVAGHGTFGLSDALITRWGQAARLGSVVSRIELPVTKRVYGEDYHAWCLWYAKGTCGLCARRCPAGAITTRDGHNKQACFRYIRDTTAPYAATTYGTGATPCGLCQVGVPCETRVPEGLPQGPP, from the coding sequence CCGCGATTTCTGGGCATCCGCCCCCGGTAACAATCTGGGGCTCCATACCGGCGAGAAAGCATGGGCTGAGCCGCAGGTAGCCGTAGCGCGAGGCGACGACCCCCTGTTTCTTCGTCACAAGGAAATGATCGGCACCTTTCTGTGGACTCCGGCAGAGGCTTATGCCCTTGCCTTTCCCCATTTGCCGGCGCCGGGCGGCGCACAATTGCGGGTCATCAGCTATGTGTTGCCGCAGACTCCCCAAACCCGTGCGGACCAGCGTGCCGAAAAGACCATGCCGGCCGAACGCTGGGCGCGATCGCGATTCCACGGTGAAGAGTTCAACGGGGCGCTGCGCCTTTACCTCGCAGAGGCCCTCACCCGGGCCGGATATCCCTCGGTGGCGCCGGAGCGTTTGCCCGCCTTCGGCTGTCGCATTTCGCAACGCTTCGGATTGGCCTCCAACTGGTCGGAGCGCCACGCCGCCTTCGTTGCCGGGCACGGCACCTTCGGACTTTCGGATGCACTGATTACCCGATGGGGGCAGGCCGCACGCCTGGGCTCGGTCGTGTCCCGCATCGAGCTGCCTGTCACGAAGAGGGTTTACGGAGAAGACTATCACGCCTGGTGCCTGTGGTACGCCAAGGGCACCTGCGGTCTTTGCGCCAGGCGCTGCCCGGCCGGAGCCATCACCACCCGGGACGGACACAACAAACAGGCATGTTTCAGGTATATTCGCGACACAACCGCGCCCTATGCCGCCACAACCTATGGAACCGGCGCCACACCCTGCGGTTTGTGCCAGGTTGGCGTTCCCTGCGAAACCCGGGTGCCTGAAGGATTGCCACAAGGTCCACCATAA
- a CDS encoding sugar phosphate isomerase/epimerase family protein: MQPTIAMCNIFDQNTEKLVAFATEHGFSAIDWSLDPTLPEPEFLSLMKDLAGFQVRYHCRFHGVDVAYNDQRGDESLALLLRTVDQIAAAGGRYMTVHSGLGNPSGKGIDMNRAIRNLAVLVAYGRGNGVAVALENLTTPLTNDPLLFHRIVTESDAYVTIDIGHAHAVRHLHPGKDLFAEYILPHRDRLLNAHVYHTELEGYGHVPPDALSDISERLDLLGLSDSCDWWAIELMNPSELLHTRDLLQSYLQTSSLQADAMRQQIPFFLGSV, from the coding sequence ATGCAACCGACAATCGCCATGTGCAACATATTCGACCAAAATACCGAAAAACTGGTGGCGTTTGCAACCGAACATGGTTTTTCCGCCATCGACTGGTCTTTGGATCCCACCCTTCCGGAACCAGAATTCCTCTCCCTCATGAAGGACCTTGCGGGATTCCAGGTGCGCTACCACTGTCGTTTTCACGGTGTGGATGTAGCCTACAACGATCAGCGGGGCGATGAATCCCTGGCGTTGCTGTTGCGTACCGTCGACCAGATAGCTGCTGCAGGCGGGCGCTACATGACGGTGCATTCCGGGCTCGGCAATCCCTCCGGCAAGGGCATCGATATGAATCGAGCCATCAGGAACCTGGCTGTTCTCGTAGCGTATGGCCGTGGCAATGGCGTCGCCGTGGCCCTGGAAAATCTCACCACTCCGCTCACCAACGATCCGCTGCTGTTCCATCGTATCGTGACGGAAAGCGATGCTTACGTCACCATCGATATCGGCCATGCTCACGCGGTGCGGCATCTGCATCCGGGGAAGGACCTCTTCGCCGAATACATCCTGCCCCATCGCGACAGGCTTCTCAATGCACATGTCTACCATACGGAACTGGAGGGTTACGGTCACGTTCCGCCCGATGCCCTTTCCGACATCAGCGAACGCCTTGATCTTCTCGGTTTGTCTGACTCTTGCGACTGGTGGGCCATTGAACTCATGAACCCATCGGAATTGTTGCATACGCGCGACCTGCTGCAAAGCTACCTCCAAACATCATCCCTGCAGGCCGATGCAATGCGGCAACAAATTCCGTTTTTCCTGGGGAGTGTCTAA
- the apgM gene encoding alkaline phosphatase family protein, with translation MRCILLLLDGLGDRSHPQLDHRTPLQAASTPNLDKIASLGMNGLFHSHLQGTALPSELAHFLMFGYQIEDFPGRGVVEALGEGIDIRLDDVALLARIFSVTKEQQRLVLRHENPPLDRQDCQSLHGAIRAFSRDAIEAEFLPTKGIGGILRLRGKVSKAVTDSNPIIEGRPLMEVLPLRAMAEDPLTQNTARFLNDYLRWSYRTLATHPLNRQRTREGLPAINAVGTQRAGMMKHLPSFTDKWGLKGLMIASGAVYQGLGQVVGMETCKVRDTGDPGKDLQERLAMAWQAKEFDFVHVHTKVADEAGHARDPLLKKRIIESIDAALAFAIEKILADDDVLFIVTADHATASSGTMIHTGETVPIVMAGRYVRRDKVVSFDEVSCASGGLNLVRGKELMYLVLNFLDRGKLWGLMDAPDDQPFTPGNATPLPVD, from the coding sequence ATGCGCTGTATTCTTCTGCTTCTCGATGGCCTTGGTGACCGGAGCCACCCCCAGCTTGACCACAGGACCCCTCTTCAGGCCGCCTCCACACCCAATCTCGACAAAATCGCCTCTCTCGGCATGAACGGACTTTTCCACTCCCACCTCCAGGGAACGGCCTTGCCCAGCGAGCTTGCCCATTTTCTCATGTTTGGTTATCAAATAGAGGATTTCCCGGGGCGGGGCGTTGTAGAAGCCTTGGGGGAAGGAATCGACATCCGACTGGATGATGTGGCCCTGCTGGCACGCATCTTCTCTGTGACCAAAGAGCAACAGCGCCTTGTGCTTCGCCATGAAAATCCGCCTCTCGACCGTCAGGATTGTCAGTCTCTTCACGGGGCGATCCGCGCTTTCAGCCGCGATGCCATTGAGGCCGAATTCCTACCTACAAAAGGGATCGGCGGCATTCTCCGTTTGCGAGGGAAGGTGTCGAAAGCCGTTACCGACTCGAATCCAATCATCGAAGGGCGCCCCCTGATGGAGGTTCTCCCTTTGCGCGCCATGGCGGAGGATCCGCTCACCCAGAATACCGCCCGGTTTCTCAACGACTATCTGCGCTGGAGTTATCGGACACTTGCCACGCATCCACTTAATCGACAACGAACCCGGGAGGGACTTCCGGCCATTAATGCGGTCGGTACGCAGCGAGCCGGGATGATGAAGCACCTGCCTTCATTTACCGACAAATGGGGGCTCAAGGGGCTGATGATCGCGTCCGGTGCCGTTTATCAGGGGCTCGGTCAGGTGGTCGGCATGGAAACCTGCAAGGTCAGGGATACGGGCGATCCCGGCAAGGATTTGCAGGAACGGCTCGCCATGGCCTGGCAGGCCAAGGAATTCGATTTTGTGCACGTCCATACCAAGGTTGCCGATGAGGCAGGTCATGCCAGAGATCCTCTTCTTAAAAAACGGATAATAGAATCCATCGATGCGGCGCTCGCTTTTGCCATCGAGAAAATCCTTGCCGACGACGATGTTCTGTTTATCGTTACCGCCGATCATGCCACGGCTTCCTCCGGCACCATGATTCACACCGGCGAGACGGTGCCGATAGTCATGGCCGGGAGATATGTGCGGCGCGACAAGGTCGTGAGTTTCGACGAGGTAAGTTGTGCTTCCGGTGGGCTGAATCTTGTCAGGGGTAAGGAGCTCATGTATCTGGTCCTGAATTTTCTTGACCGGGGCAAGCTCTGGGGACTCATGGATGCTCCCGATGACCAGCCTTTCACGCCGGGCAACGCGACCCCCCTCCCTGTCGACTGA
- the pstA gene encoding phosphate ABC transporter permease PstA, producing MKPRTLEIFSIVFAWIAGLILVSAVLVLLGYLFIKGYTCLNLSLIFGDTPPLRALLFRARVFDGLFPAIAGTLVLVILSIVLAIPIGISTGIYLAEYAGSRIKRALDAFFDVLSGIPSIVIGLFGFSFAVFLHKQYSNRIGPCLLISSIALSLLVLPYIIRTTQAALEGIPSNIRMTALALGATRLQNVFLVLIPRSLSGIMSGIILAIGRCAEDTAVIMLTGAVASAGVPRSVFAQFEALPFYIYYISSQYSDPEELMRGYGASIILLLLCALLFAVAYGIRKGLSHFVFYRP from the coding sequence TTGAAACCCCGGACTCTCGAAATTTTTTCCATTGTTTTTGCGTGGATAGCCGGCCTGATCCTGGTGTCTGCCGTTTTGGTGCTACTCGGATACTTGTTTATCAAAGGATACACCTGCCTCAATCTGTCTTTGATTTTCGGCGATACCCCTCCGTTGCGGGCGCTGTTATTCAGGGCCCGGGTTTTTGACGGGCTCTTTCCGGCCATTGCCGGCACACTTGTTCTTGTCATTCTGTCCATTGTACTGGCCATCCCGATAGGTATCTCCACGGGCATCTACCTTGCGGAGTATGCCGGTTCACGGATAAAAAGAGCACTGGATGCTTTTTTTGATGTTCTGTCCGGTATCCCTTCCATCGTCATCGGACTTTTCGGTTTTTCCTTTGCCGTATTTCTGCACAAACAGTATTCCAACCGGATCGGTCCGTGCCTGCTCATATCGAGCATTGCACTGTCGTTGCTCGTTTTGCCCTATATTATCCGTACGACCCAGGCGGCTCTCGAGGGTATTCCTTCGAATATTCGCATGACGGCCCTCGCCTTGGGGGCCACGCGGTTGCAGAATGTTTTTCTGGTACTGATCCCCCGGTCCCTCTCCGGCATCATGAGCGGAATCATTCTTGCCATTGGCCGTTGTGCCGAAGATACGGCGGTTATTATGCTGACCGGGGCTGTTGCCTCTGCCGGGGTGCCGCGTTCTGTTTTTGCCCAATTCGAAGCGCTGCCCTTTTATATCTATTACATTTCATCCCAGTATTCCGATCCCGAGGAACTGATGCGGGGGTATGGGGCATCCATTATCCTCCTGCTTTTGTGTGCCCTCCTTTTCGCAGTAGCCTATGGTATCAGGAAGGGATTGTCGCACTTCGTATTTTACCGGCCATGA
- the nadE gene encoding NAD(+) synthase produces MPWANCNLEIDADAAIRQLEAYIRQTAGEHDAQGLLTGLSGGIDSAVLACLAVRALGPDKVHVAYLFDRHSEKDSRAKAELVANWLGLKLEIEDISREMAKRGVYASPIMSGKGQPQWFNRLVQNLYQRLFGETPFMSSLRLGSQETSFSACKRRIYDLAIRPIVNGFDIRHIYRRTRLEQVAVENAWLLLGGANRSEILVGWFVKGGIDDLPLQPLSGLYKTQVRQLAAALGVPERIRECAPSPDMRNGITDEFGMGISYRTLDIILDLLARDLPDPTIQASGVSPRDLALVRTLRRLSAWKRATTPATPPVDGGPASALRVTSRQKSCLRTE; encoded by the coding sequence ATGCCCTGGGCGAATTGCAACCTGGAAATCGATGCCGATGCGGCCATTCGGCAATTGGAGGCGTATATTCGCCAGACAGCCGGAGAGCACGATGCCCAGGGACTCCTGACAGGGCTCAGCGGAGGCATCGACTCCGCCGTTCTGGCCTGTCTGGCGGTGCGCGCCCTGGGACCGGACAAGGTTCACGTTGCCTACCTGTTTGATCGGCACAGCGAAAAAGACAGTCGCGCCAAGGCTGAACTGGTGGCCAACTGGCTGGGCCTGAAGCTGGAAATCGAAGATATCAGCCGCGAAATGGCGAAGCGGGGAGTTTACGCCTCCCCGATCATGAGCGGCAAAGGGCAGCCCCAATGGTTCAACCGGCTGGTTCAAAACCTCTACCAGCGCCTGTTCGGAGAAACCCCTTTCATGTCCTCCTTGCGACTCGGCAGTCAGGAGACATCGTTTTCCGCCTGCAAGAGGCGCATCTACGACCTCGCCATCCGGCCCATCGTCAACGGCTTTGACATACGCCACATCTACCGCCGGACCCGACTGGAACAAGTGGCCGTAGAAAACGCCTGGCTGCTGCTCGGTGGCGCCAACCGCTCTGAAATCCTTGTCGGCTGGTTCGTCAAAGGCGGCATCGACGACCTGCCCCTGCAACCCCTTTCAGGCCTTTATAAAACCCAGGTGCGTCAGTTGGCGGCGGCGCTGGGCGTGCCTGAAAGAATTCGAGAATGCGCGCCCAGCCCGGACATGCGCAACGGGATAACCGACGAATTCGGCATGGGCATCAGCTATCGGACTCTCGATATTATCCTGGACCTGCTGGCCCGGGATCTGCCCGACCCGACCATTCAGGCCAGCGGCGTCTCACCCCGGGATCTGGCCCTGGTTCGCACGCTGCGCCGCCTCTCCGCCTGGAAGCGCGCCACCACCCCGGCCACGCCCCCGGTCGACGGCGGCCCCGCCAGCGCATTGCGGGTGACATCCCGACAGAAGTCCTGCCTCCGCACGGAATAA
- the hisF gene encoding imidazole glycerol phosphate synthase subunit HisF has product MNPKVRIMPCLDMQNGRVVKGVHFVDIRDAGDPVACARAYCESGADQLALLDITATVEGRATMLEVVGRVAEVTTVPFTVGGGIADVASAEAVLKAGADKVSVSSAAFRKPDLIPELIRSLGALRVTVAIDVDRNPALPSGYEVYVDGGRTATGFDAVEWAKRVDGYGVPVILPTSKAGDGARTGYDLPVIKAIKSAVAAEVVASGGAGKLEHFYEAVQAGATILLAASMFHFGMVRIDELKQFLRERGVALA; this is encoded by the coding sequence ATGAATCCTAAAGTTCGTATTATGCCGTGTCTGGACATGCAGAACGGACGCGTGGTCAAGGGCGTGCACTTTGTGGATATCCGGGATGCCGGCGATCCGGTGGCCTGCGCACGCGCCTATTGCGAGAGTGGCGCCGACCAACTGGCCCTTCTGGATATCACCGCCACCGTCGAGGGCCGGGCGACCATGCTGGAGGTGGTCGGGCGCGTGGCCGAGGTGACCACGGTTCCCTTCACCGTGGGTGGCGGGATTGCCGATGTGGCGTCGGCGGAGGCGGTGCTCAAGGCCGGCGCCGACAAGGTTTCCGTCAGCAGCGCCGCGTTTCGCAAGCCGGATCTGATACCGGAACTGATCAGGTCCCTTGGCGCCCTGCGCGTGACGGTGGCCATCGACGTCGACCGCAACCCGGCCCTGCCGTCTGGCTACGAGGTTTATGTCGACGGTGGCCGTACCGCAACGGGGTTCGATGCCGTCGAATGGGCCAAGCGGGTGGATGGTTATGGAGTGCCCGTCATCCTGCCAACCAGCAAGGCCGGCGACGGTGCCCGGACCGGCTATGACCTGCCGGTAATCAAAGCCATCAAGTCGGCGGTTGCGGCGGAGGTGGTGGCGTCCGGCGGCGCCGGAAAACTGGAGCATTTTTATGAAGCGGTGCAAGCCGGGGCCACCATTCTGCTGGCGGCCTCCATGTTTCATTTCGGCATGGTTCGCATCGATGAGCTCAAGCAATTCCTGCGGGAGCGGGGAGTGGCGCTGGCCTGA